The Hevea brasiliensis isolate MT/VB/25A 57/8 chromosome 1, ASM3005281v1, whole genome shotgun sequence DNA segment tgctgaatcccgaagagagaatggaaataaggtgagccgaatcacttcatctgaaactccaggctgcctttgtgtaccacatatcataaaaaatttcttcaaatgagaatgaggattttcaagtgggctacctccaaattgtgaattctgaattctgaaccatttgaatgagaccagtctttaactcaaattaattagctccaataataggtctgttatctctcacatctgcacatctaggaaaagcataatccaacatggatcttctttgaggatcattttgattaaccacttcattttgcctattttgctcatttcctccattatctccaccaatagctccattttgattctccatattttctattgtctcctcttgctcaaatctttgttgttcttctttttctgcttcctttcttctcttatattcctttttgttggctcggcagaatttttcaatttctgggttgaacaacaattcagtgtcacttgtgcttttcgatcgtctcataaacaagaaaaatacctgaaaaacacaaggaacaatagtgaaaataaaagaaaataaaaattctactcagcttaaaacaattaaaatccaacttaaaaacaaacaattccccggcaacggcgccaaaaacttggtaCGGTATTGTTCGCAAGTGCACGggccacagtagtatagtttaaaaaaaaaatgatatcgatcccacagggaattgtgcttaaattggaaataaaagtataagctaattagaatgacaaaaattaaagatgtaaaatgaaatttggaattaaaattggtgtttgaggaattaaaactaaatcaaacaattaactaaaattaattaaactagattaccaaaaattaatttgaaatttctatttatgaaatttgagaggaattaaatctaaattcaataaaaaataaagtgattctagagattggatttttcaatattatttgcatgtggtttatccctaatttagccaaacacatgagaattgcaattttgagggaaatcaattcttaaatttttgaaacctttttcaagcatttcaaagttggttttcattaaatcaaaccctgttttcacggtatttcaaacctaacaaaaacccatttaaagctctaattgatttttggaaagttccccttaatcctcttagcttatctctaacaccaagaaaataaagtttattgcaagattatctatccctaatattcacttttcagtccatctattaaggattaaagcttaacttaatgagggcccattcatcaagcaaggcaacaagctcacaagcaataaatcaaaatgtaacaaatcccatttaaatggctaaatcagttcaaaaccacaatacaaatcaatatttacaaacccatctctagaatctcaatcaactactcactattcatagttttaagacaaacccaaatgtataaatgaagaaataatggaaatgtaagctaaggggtagaaaaacccagaaaaatgcagaaggatctgctgcagaaaagtgcagaaacgtgatccttgctgctgctggaaaaatgcagaacgagctcctctctttctctctttctatccttccaaaaatgcctccctagctctctatggaaagaaaatgataaatgagactttatataggctaagggtctgccctagaatgggtaaaaagggggaaggttccagagaaagtgaggtaaaaagccagagtaacggaaatgccacgtcaactatttccagtaaaaatgacataagctgagttagttgtgtcgtgggttgtgttgcgggttgtgtagctctcggcctgaatatctgacgatcgacacaacctgcgacataagctaactcggttgtgctgcaggttgtgtcgctctcggccatttttttactcaacttcaaaaatttttgcaattcaactctaatctcctccaaatggctactctgatcaaaatacatcaaatttctccaaatttaacctacaaaacaaataaattccagaaattaaactaagaagtgtgaaaattataaaGTTGACTAAATATGTgctaatatctatagtaatagctatgaacaagggtaaattatgtgcaaaaattactcctaaatgatgatattaAATGCATGCATCACCCCCTACCCGGGATGTGGGTCCCTCTTTGCCCCTGGGTGTGGTTACAGATAGTCTTTTGGTTGAAAAGCAGTTGGTGGAGAATAGAATTCGTGGTTGTTGCTTTCGAGCTCTCTTCACGCAGATCTAGTTCTTATTGGGGAGGGTTTCAATGCAACCTATGGAGCTTTTTGTTTTgtttgtcttttctttgtttatgTTGGTGTGCTAGTGTTGGTATTAATAATAATGCCGAATGGTAGTGCTAATGGAAAGGTTTCCCCGATGCTGGTGTTTGTGGAGATTGGGATTTTTGTGTTTTTGGTGTCTATGAAAGTTCTCGAGGTGtaaatgtgttttgggacaagaccCGATCTGATTGGTGGCTGGATCGGCCGAAATTTGGCAACAAAGATGAAAGGATGCGAGCGCAGGGGAAGCGCATTGGCGTAATTTTCCGGCTGCCTGGAGGCCTGCCGGTGGCGGGGGAAGGGCGGGGGTGGTTGGCGCGgagggagagggaggagagagaaataaCGAAGAGAAAATGGCGTCGAGGagagaagaaaagagaagaaaaaagagaagaagggACCTGTTCCATTCAGGGTacctgaaattaaatttttactctgtcttgggactgaaaacgatgctcaaaaattccaaaaaatttcaaaaaactcaaaaaaatttgtagagtctaaatgtatttttagttttatcacgtagtctttaaataaatttttaaaaatcatcaaagttttatatttttagaaaatcgaatccgatttcaaaaattcgaaaaatttcaaataatttcccaaaatttaaataaaataaagtattaaTATCTacctataaaataattaatttaaaaattaggggtattaCACACTATTAATATTGCAGTATTTGGTAAGGCAATCGGTTATTGTATCAATCTCTTGTGACTAATAGCTATGTATATCTTCATATATGTCTATCCTCATCCTATTTACAAATACATATATCTCAATATACATGTAGTTTGCTTATAGTATTCACTGCATTATTGCttataaaaagaattaattaaatatctTTTATGCATTTGTTTGATTGcagtcaaaataaataatttgcacaGGTAAAACAAAATTATTATGGAAAACCTCAGGGTACATTGAAATCAACATACGAAAAGAAAAAAGGCACATGTAAATTCCGACTTCAGGTGAAAGCAAAATCCTAGCTCCAAAAACAAATATCTTATTTTCAAGTTCTCCAACATGGAAAAGGAATGCTAGTGACTTTCTTTGTTACCAAGTACTTCTAGAAACCAATGGTTTAATGTCGATTGTTAAAGTCCCATCGGCAGCAAAACTTGAGCATGTTGAAGTAGATGCAGCAGAAATATCCTGGAGCTGTAATTCATTTTCTTCCATGTTTTCTTCAACACATGCATCTTCATTTGAAAACCAGATTGCCTCCAACTCCATTGTCACTTGTCTCATTGTAGGTCGTTTCTTTGCATCAATGTTCAAGCATCTCCTTGCAAGGTTAGCAACAACCATGATTTCTTCTTTAATGGATAATTGCTCTATAATTAGAGGGTCAATTATGTCAAAAAGTTTATTATTTTCCATCATTTCCAAAAAACTTGCTGCTAAACTAATTACTTCTTCGGACTTTTCCGAATAAATTGGTTCTCGTCCAGTCAGCAGCTCAACAAGCACTACACCAAAACTATAAACATCACTTTTCTCTGTAAATTGACTTGAACGAAAATATTCTGGATCTAAGTACCCAAAAGTGCCATGTACATTTGTTGTAAGGTGAGTTTGGCCAATTGCAACTGATCTTGAAATTCCAAAATCTGATACTTTCGCCCTAAACTTTTCATCCAAGAGTATATTTGTCGACTTGATGTCCCTATGAAATATCGGTACAGGAGCTGCTGAATGCAAGTAGGAAAGTGCTCCTGAAATTTCTATGGCAATTTGCAGACGCTTTGCCCATAAAAATGGAAATTCCTCATCTTGGTCATGTAGATACCGAGAAAGTGTTCCATTAGAGATGAATTCATAAACAAGCATAGGAACCTCTGTCTCTAAGCAACATCCAAATAGTTTTACCACATTCCTATGATTAATTTGTGATAAAATGACAACTTCATTAACGAATTGTTCAAGTTTTGCTTCATCTACTATCTTGGATTTTTTAACTGCAACAATTCTTCCGTCCACCAACATTCCTTTATAAACAGTACCTTGGCCACCTTGGCCTATAATTCTATTCACATTAAAGTGATCGGTTGCCTTTTTCAACTCTTTTAAACTGAATATTTTAGCCGTCTCAACATTGCCTTGGCTTGAACATATTTGTTGGTGTAACATTCTCTTGAATAACTTTTCCCTCTGCTTGATCTTCTTTCTTTTCTGTGCAGATTTATATAACCACCTCGTCCCAAGTATAAGCACAAACATTACTGGAACGCCAACACAAATGCCTgaaaaactcaatttaattagGGATAAGGAAAAATAGGTTAATGAGCCTAAATTTATCAATTATTCTCAACAAAATCATACTTATTTTATATACGTTCCTAATAATATAATGGTTAATTAATGTAATTAACAAGTGAATTTAGCTTCCACTTTATTTATCAAAGTTCAAACCTTGACACTTCGAATATAAAGAATTAATGTAATTTTCTTTAGGGCATATCATCTTAACGTGAATGGTACATGCATCTTCTTAACTGGATTCGGTAATGTAGTTACAATAATTGATAATACAAAATATTAttactttaatattttttataatattaataatttattttataaattatgcaaATAATAACTACTTGCATCAAAATTTAGGAAAAAGAATGTTCTACGATTATTAGAATCCTAACATCACAAATTAATTCTCTATCTCATTCAAAAAATCAAACACTACAATTGTTGTCATCACCAGTCACTTGTACTTGCCTACACAACTCCAAGGTACATTAATACCATATCAAGATTCAAGTCCTTAGTCTTTAAAATACTAGGtgtaaaaggaaaaaaatttttcCCCTATTTCTCACATTTCCTCCCTAATCAAAATATAATctaaagaaaaagaaatctctaaTGATGTTATATATCTTAAATTTTTTGTGTTTTTTAATTTTAACCTAACTAAAATATTGGTAATAATTTAAACCAATCTaataagagaaaaatgaaaaggtACAATCAATCTTAGCTAAATTGATTGAAAAAACAAATATTATTTTACATTTATAACGCTGATAACCATAAAATGTTTATCTCTTTAATTAATGATTATTTGGTCACATGAATTAATTAAAGGTTTTTCTTTTTTTGGAAGAAAAACCATATGAATTAACTTTGGATCATAACATTGCTAGCAAATTTTGTAGCTTTTTATATTATAAACTgggcaaaaggaaaagaaaacttaCCTATAATGATAATCCATTTGGGCTCGAGCACACATTTATATGACCCGTAAGTATTCACGCATCCTGCTAATCTCCAACAACGATGCTCTTCCGTTTTACATTCATCGATATCTGTAAAATAATCAAAATGGAAAGAATATGCAAATGAATTAGAATTGCACCATTCTAGTGGCCAGTGGATATAAACATATTTATAGatactagaaaattataattcaaagcaTAAGTCAAAATGAAACTTATATATTTCATTAACATAAAACAatcattattattgttattaaaaaACATCACATGatataaatctaattaaatgaatgaaatataattaaatattttgattGTTAAAATAAAAAGACCTATTAATTATTTCGAGCTAATTTTAGTgggtaaataataatttattttaaaatattttattagaatttgaaATGAGGAGAgggacaataaaaaaaaaaaaatcgcagATTTGCGCTTAGCATAATTGTTTTGATTGAAGTAAAACATTTGGAAAAAATTTTTTTGACATATAATAATGAATAGATGTGATGAGAATGTATAGCAGTAAGTATACCTGTGCATCCAATGTAAGGATTTCCCTCATACCCTTCTTTGCATTGACAAGAGATTCCTGACTCAATGACTGTGTAGTTCCAGCAAGAGAAGGTTTCCCCGTCAACAGCTTTCATTAGGGGGGAATTGATCGTCCAATATAGCAACATCGGAAACTGGACAAAGGAAAAATCTAGTGTCCCGTCAACACCCAAAAATGCCATCTTGCAACCATCTGTGCTTCGATTCCCATCTATAGCCTTTAAAATTGGATTAAAAACCTGAGTTTTTGAAGTTAGTTTAATGCGACAGCAATCGGTACCATTACAATCGCTCCCTGTGTAAAACATTCCGTCGGAatcaattgttgaaagtttaggaAGCATTTCTCCCCAATCAATGTCCTTCTGGCCATGGCATCTTGACTCACACCCAGCGCGTAGGAGCGGCTCATCCGTCAACAAAGCACGGGTGTTGCAACCTACTGCAATGAATAAGTTCCCACGGTAGATATAGAAAGGACTTCCTGTCAAGTTGATAGGCCCATCACCCTCCCTACCGGGACAGTTGTAGGATATTATTGGACTTTTGACGGTAGCGAAGCCCATAATATCAATACTGAGTACCTCCATTTTTATTCTACTTATAAAAGC contains these protein-coding regions:
- the LOC110635695 gene encoding wall-associated receptor kinase-like 8 produces the protein MIVKLVRQVSFSLALLLSIELAIAAPPMSKPNCKDHCGNISIPYPFGMGVGCYFDEWFEIKCNESARPPRAFISRIKMEVLSIDIMGFATVKSPIISYNCPGREGDGPINLTGSPFYIYRGNLFIAVGCNTRALLTDEPLLRAGCESRCHGQKDIDWGEMLPKLSTIDSDGMFYTGSDCNGTDCCRIKLTSKTQVFNPILKAIDGNRSTDGCKMAFLGVDGTLDFSFVQFPMLLYWTINSPLMKAVDGETFSCWNYTVIESGISCQCKEGYEGNPYIGCTDIDECKTEEHRCWRLAGCVNTYGSYKCVLEPKWIIIIGICVGVPVMFVLILGTRWLYKSAQKRKKIKQREKLFKRMLHQQICSSQGNVETAKIFSLKELKKATDHFNVNRIIGQGGQGTVYKGMLVDGRIVAVKKSKIVDEAKLEQFVNEVVILSQINHRNVVKLFGCCLETEVPMLVYEFISNGTLSRYLHDQDEEFPFLWAKRLQIAIEISGALSYLHSAAPVPIFHRDIKSTNILLDEKFRAKVSDFGISRSVAIGQTHLTTNVHGTFGYLDPEYFRSSQFTEKSDVYSFGVVLVELLTGREPIYSEKSEEVISLAASFLEMMENNKLFDIIDPLIIEQLSIKEEIMVVANLARRCLNIDAKKRPTMRQVTMELEAIWFSNEDACVEENMEENELQLQDISAASTSTCSSFAADGTLTIDIKPLVSRSTW